Proteins from a genomic interval of Paenibacillus sp. FSL H8-0048:
- the truB gene encoding tRNA pseudouridine(55) synthase TruB translates to MSELTGVLAVYKPAGFTSHDVVAKARRILGMKRIGHTGTLDPQVTGVLPLCLGRATRVVEYIQELPKEYVATLRLGMASDTEDLTGTITESVEEVHVTEAEVLAVLNSFQGVISQVPPMYSAVKVDGKRLYELAREGKTVERKSREVEIYEIEMQRMVWNGNYPEITFRALCSKGTYIRTLCVDIGRKLGLPGVMVKLERTMSAGISASHCLTLEQIAEHKEGGTLDGHLIAADEAISHLPRHTVAAEKKKAALQGQRLSARFVMPEVKQAGDFRLYDQQGEFLGIYALEANGAIAPVKVFAQA, encoded by the coding sequence ATGAGTGAGCTTACAGGAGTTCTGGCTGTATATAAGCCGGCAGGGTTCACTTCACATGATGTTGTGGCCAAGGCGCGGCGCATTCTGGGCATGAAGCGGATTGGACATACCGGGACCCTTGATCCTCAGGTAACTGGAGTATTGCCGCTCTGTCTGGGCCGTGCTACCAGGGTAGTGGAGTATATCCAGGAGTTGCCCAAGGAATATGTTGCCACACTGCGGCTGGGAATGGCCAGCGATACTGAGGACCTGACCGGGACGATTACGGAATCCGTTGAGGAGGTTCATGTCACGGAAGCCGAAGTACTGGCTGTGCTGAACTCCTTCCAGGGTGTAATCTCACAGGTGCCGCCTATGTATTCCGCAGTGAAGGTGGACGGGAAGCGTCTGTACGAGCTGGCCCGGGAAGGCAAGACCGTGGAGCGCAAGAGCCGTGAAGTGGAGATTTATGAGATTGAGATGCAGCGAATGGTATGGAATGGCAACTATCCGGAGATCACTTTTCGGGCGTTATGCTCCAAGGGGACCTATATCCGAACCCTCTGTGTAGATATCGGACGTAAGCTGGGTCTTCCCGGTGTGATGGTGAAGCTGGAGCGGACGATGTCGGCCGGGATCTCGGCCAGTCATTGCCTGACTCTGGAGCAAATTGCCGAGCACAAGGAAGGCGGCACACTTGATGGGCATCTGATTGCTGCCGACGAGGCGATTTCACATTTGCCCAGACATACCGTTGCCGCAGAGAAGAAAAAAGCAGCCCTGCAAGGACAACGTCTGTCGGCCCGGTTTGTAATGCCGGAAGTGAAGCAGGCCGGGGATTTCCGTCTCTATGATCAGCAAGGGGAATTCCTCGGTATTTATGCTCTGGAGGCTAACGGAGCTATTGCACCGGTCAAGGTGTTTGCCCAGGCCTAA
- the dapG gene encoding aspartate kinase, which translates to MGILVQKFGGTSLSTPVAREHVIRHVKRELASGFSLVVVVSAMGRKGEPYATDTLLDLAVQSGNSLPDRERDLLMCCGEIISAANLCGLLEQEGIRSTVLTGAQAGFLTDNSYGNARILDVRTERILRELREHKVVIVTGFQGQTEAGDFTTLGRGGSDTSATALGAALRADMVDIYTDVDGILTADPRIVEDARQLTYVSYTEICNMAYQGAKVIHPRAVEIAMQAQIPVRVRSTFSEAEGTLVTHPEGFSDVSHGVVDRFVTGVAYVSNITQISVECPEGNGTGVQLQIFKSMADNGISVDFINVTPTEAVYTVFDDKSEQAIAALQELGLRPKSLSGCAKVSVIGGGINGVPGIMAHIVEALSSQNIQILQSADSNTTIWVLVKKEDMVQSVRALHAKFELHR; encoded by the coding sequence ATGGGTATTTTGGTGCAAAAATTCGGCGGAACCTCACTCTCCACACCAGTGGCCAGAGAACACGTAATCCGTCATGTCAAACGGGAGCTCGCCAGCGGGTTCAGCCTGGTGGTTGTAGTCTCGGCTATGGGCCGCAAGGGGGAACCCTATGCTACCGATACACTGCTTGATCTGGCGGTTCAGAGCGGGAATTCATTGCCGGACCGGGAACGGGATCTGCTGATGTGCTGCGGGGAGATTATCTCGGCGGCCAATCTGTGCGGTCTGCTGGAGCAGGAGGGCATTCGTTCGACGGTGCTGACAGGGGCGCAAGCCGGATTCCTGACCGACAACAGCTATGGTAATGCCAGAATCCTGGATGTGCGGACAGAACGCATTCTACGGGAACTGCGTGAGCATAAAGTAGTAATAGTAACCGGTTTCCAGGGCCAGACTGAAGCGGGTGATTTCACCACACTTGGGCGGGGTGGAAGCGACACCTCAGCTACAGCCCTTGGGGCGGCGCTCCGTGCGGACATGGTAGACATCTACACGGATGTGGACGGAATTCTCACCGCTGATCCGCGAATTGTTGAAGATGCAAGACAGCTTACTTATGTCAGCTACACCGAGATTTGCAACATGGCGTATCAGGGAGCCAAGGTCATTCATCCGCGGGCTGTAGAGATTGCCATGCAGGCCCAGATTCCGGTGCGTGTACGCTCGACCTTCTCCGAAGCGGAAGGGACGCTTGTGACCCATCCTGAGGGCTTCAGCGATGTATCCCATGGAGTCGTAGACCGGTTTGTCACAGGGGTTGCCTATGTCAGCAATATTACACAGATCTCGGTAGAATGTCCGGAGGGCAACGGAACGGGCGTGCAGCTGCAGATTTTCAAGAGTATGGCCGATAACGGAATCAGCGTGGACTTCATCAATGTGACACCGACCGAGGCTGTATATACCGTGTTCGATGACAAATCAGAGCAGGCGATTGCTGCGCTGCAAGAACTGGGTCTGCGTCCCAAGAGCTTGTCCGGCTGTGCCAAGGTCTCCGTCATCGGCGGAGGCATCAACGGCGTTCCGGGAATCATGGCGCATATCGTCGAGGCGCTCAGCTCGCAGAACATCCAGATTCTGCAGTCTGCCGATTCCAACACAACCATCTGGGTTCTCGTGAAAAAAGAAGATATGGTGCAGTCGGTTCGCGCCCTGCATGCCAAGTTTGAATTGCACCGCTGA
- a CDS encoding M16 family metallopeptidase, whose amino-acid sequence MDKILLSNGLRVVTEKIPTGRSVSFGIWVKTGSRNENPLNNGISHFIEHMLFKGTDRYSAKDIAEQFDAIGGNVNAFTSKEYTCFYAKVLDEHLPIAVDVLADMFFRSRMDAEELAKEKNVILEEIAMCEDTPDDLVHELMCAAAYGEHPLAYTILGLKERLLEMTPDDLRAYMKEQYTIENTVISVAGNINDGLIPLLEQHFGSFTNHGEAPVLTEPAYQGELVFHKKKTEQNHICISLPGVRSGGPLQYPMALLNNAFGGGMSSRLFQEIREKRGLAYSVFSYHSAQADSGLFTVYAGTAPKQTKEVTELIKEMLRDLAVNGLSEDELRKGKEQLKGSLILSLESTGSRMNRMGKNELMLGRQDTLDEMIAKIGAVTMEDIDALLDFMFAQPLSLAMVGSTDKAIANVRRDDLASLRTN is encoded by the coding sequence TTGGACAAAATATTATTATCGAACGGACTCCGGGTGGTGACCGAGAAGATCCCGACCGGCCGGTCCGTATCTTTCGGAATCTGGGTCAAGACGGGCTCCCGCAATGAGAACCCGCTGAACAACGGGATTTCCCATTTCATCGAGCATATGCTCTTTAAGGGAACTGACCGCTACAGCGCCAAGGATATTGCCGAACAGTTCGATGCCATTGGCGGGAATGTCAATGCATTTACCTCGAAGGAATATACATGCTTTTATGCGAAGGTGCTGGATGAGCATCTGCCGATTGCCGTGGATGTGCTGGCAGATATGTTCTTCCGCTCACGGATGGATGCCGAAGAGCTGGCTAAGGAGAAGAACGTAATCCTGGAGGAAATCGCCATGTGCGAAGATACCCCGGACGATCTTGTCCATGAGCTGATGTGTGCTGCCGCCTACGGCGAGCACCCGCTGGCCTATACGATCCTCGGGCTCAAGGAACGCCTGCTGGAGATGACGCCGGATGATCTGCGTGCTTACATGAAAGAGCAGTACACCATTGAGAATACAGTGATCAGCGTAGCCGGTAATATTAATGACGGGCTGATCCCGCTGCTGGAGCAGCATTTTGGTTCCTTTACGAATCATGGTGAAGCGCCGGTGCTGACTGAGCCTGCATATCAGGGGGAACTGGTATTCCACAAAAAGAAGACGGAGCAGAATCATATCTGCATCTCCCTGCCGGGTGTCCGCAGCGGCGGGCCGCTACAATATCCGATGGCGCTCCTTAACAATGCGTTCGGCGGCGGCATGAGCTCCCGGCTGTTCCAGGAGATCCGTGAGAAGCGCGGTCTGGCCTATTCCGTCTTCTCGTACCACAGCGCCCAGGCTGACAGCGGCTTGTTCACCGTCTATGCCGGGACAGCGCCAAAGCAGACCAAGGAAGTAACTGAGCTTATTAAAGAGATGCTGCGTGATCTGGCTGTGAACGGTTTGAGCGAAGACGAACTGCGTAAAGGCAAAGAGCAGCTTAAGGGCAGCCTGATTCTCAGTCTGGAGAGCACGGGCAGCCGGATGAACCGGATGGGCAAAAATGAGCTGATGCTCGGCCGTCAGGATACGCTGGATGAAATGATAGCCAAAATCGGAGCTGTAACTATGGAGGATATCGATGCGCTGCTGGACTTTATGTTCGCACAGCCATTGTCCTTGGCAATGGTTGGTTCCACAGATAAAGCGATAGCCAATGTTAGGAGAGATGATCTTGCCTCATTACGTACAAATTAA
- the pnp gene encoding polyribonucleotide nucleotidyltransferase: protein MEQRVEMQLGGRRLVLETGRLAKQANAAVMVRYGDTSVLCTVTASSEPKDLDFFPLTVNYEERLYAVGKIPGGFIKREGRPSEKAILSSRLTDRPIRPLFPEGFRNDVQVLNLVMSVDQDCAPDIAAMIGTSAALSISDVPFNGPIGGVAVGRINGEFIINPDQAQQAISDIYVVVAGTKDAIMMVEAEASEVTEEVMLEAIMFGHDEVRKIVAVIEQLVAVAGKEKMAVKLHAVNADVNTEVRAFAENRLVEAVRIAEKHARQDAIDLVNNEAVAYFAEKYIETPELLKDVKEALHDIVKDEVRRLITHDKVRPDGRKLNEIRPIECDTALLPRTHGSGLFTRGQTQILSVCTLGALGDVQILDGIDPAETKRFMHHYNFPPFSVGEARPLRAPGRREIGHGALGERALSKVIPSETEFPYTIRLVSEAIESNGSTSQASICASILAMMDAGVPIKAPVAGVAMGLIKDGEHVSILTDIQGMEDHLGDMDFKVAGTAEGVTAIQMDIKIDGIDRKILQEALEQAREGRMFILGKMNEAIAAPRPSLSKYAPKIIIININPDKIRDVIGAGGKIINKIIEETGVKIDIEQDGRVFIGSSDEAMIQKARGIIEGIVKEVVVGEIYVGTVRRIEKFGAFVELIPGKDGLVHISQLSTERVAKVEDVVAIGDTITVKVTEIDQQGRVNLSRKAVLTSESGAKA, encoded by the coding sequence ATGGAACAACGTGTGGAAATGCAGCTGGGCGGAAGACGCCTTGTGCTGGAAACAGGCCGTCTGGCCAAGCAAGCAAACGCAGCCGTGATGGTGCGTTACGGGGATACTTCAGTATTGTGTACGGTTACAGCATCCAGTGAGCCAAAAGATCTGGATTTCTTCCCGCTTACAGTGAACTATGAGGAAAGATTATATGCAGTAGGCAAAATTCCTGGCGGATTCATCAAACGGGAAGGACGTCCTAGCGAGAAAGCCATTCTGTCCAGCCGTCTGACAGACCGTCCAATTCGTCCATTGTTCCCGGAAGGGTTCCGCAATGACGTTCAAGTTCTGAACCTGGTGATGAGTGTGGATCAGGACTGTGCGCCTGATATTGCGGCCATGATCGGTACCTCCGCTGCGCTAAGTATCTCTGATGTGCCGTTCAACGGACCGATCGGCGGTGTGGCTGTCGGCCGGATTAACGGAGAATTCATCATTAACCCTGATCAAGCCCAGCAGGCAATCAGCGATATCTATGTAGTAGTGGCCGGTACGAAGGACGCTATCATGATGGTAGAAGCAGAAGCGAGTGAAGTGACTGAAGAAGTGATGCTTGAAGCGATCATGTTCGGACATGACGAAGTCCGCAAGATTGTGGCTGTAATTGAACAGCTCGTAGCCGTTGCCGGTAAAGAGAAGATGGCAGTTAAGCTGCATGCGGTTAATGCGGATGTGAATACAGAGGTTCGTGCTTTTGCTGAGAACCGTCTGGTGGAAGCCGTAAGAATTGCCGAGAAGCATGCCCGTCAGGATGCTATCGATCTGGTGAACAACGAAGCGGTGGCGTATTTCGCAGAGAAATACATAGAAACCCCAGAGCTTCTTAAGGATGTTAAGGAAGCTCTGCATGATATCGTGAAGGATGAAGTAAGACGTCTGATCACGCATGACAAGGTTCGTCCAGATGGGCGTAAGCTGAATGAGATCCGTCCGATCGAATGTGATACAGCGCTGCTGCCGCGTACGCACGGTTCCGGTCTGTTCACACGCGGCCAGACACAGATTCTCAGCGTATGTACACTGGGCGCACTGGGCGATGTGCAGATTCTGGACGGTATTGATCCGGCTGAAACCAAGCGCTTCATGCACCACTACAACTTCCCTCCGTTCAGCGTAGGGGAAGCCCGCCCGCTAAGAGCACCGGGACGCCGCGAAATCGGCCACGGGGCACTAGGTGAACGTGCATTATCCAAGGTTATTCCAAGTGAGACTGAATTCCCGTACACCATCCGTCTGGTATCCGAAGCGATTGAATCCAACGGCTCCACCTCCCAGGCAAGTATCTGTGCCAGTATTCTGGCGATGATGGATGCAGGGGTACCTATCAAGGCGCCTGTAGCCGGTGTAGCGATGGGTCTGATCAAGGACGGAGAGCATGTATCCATCCTGACCGATATTCAAGGGATGGAAGATCACCTCGGCGATATGGACTTCAAGGTTGCGGGTACAGCAGAAGGCGTAACGGCGATTCAGATGGATATCAAAATCGACGGCATCGACCGCAAGATTCTGCAGGAGGCGCTTGAGCAGGCAAGAGAAGGCCGGATGTTCATTCTGGGCAAAATGAATGAAGCGATCGCAGCTCCAAGACCGAGCCTGTCTAAATATGCTCCGAAGATCATCATCATCAATATCAACCCGGATAAGATCCGTGATGTAATTGGTGCCGGCGGTAAAATCATCAACAAGATCATTGAAGAAACCGGCGTGAAGATCGACATCGAACAGGATGGCCGCGTATTTATCGGTTCTTCTGACGAAGCTATGATCCAGAAGGCCCGTGGCATCATTGAGGGTATTGTGAAGGAAGTAGTGGTTGGTGAGATTTATGTGGGTACCGTCAGACGCATTGAGAAATTCGGCGCATTCGTGGAATTGATCCCTGGCAAAGACGGCCTTGTGCATATTTCCCAGCTGTCTACAGAGCGTGTAGCGAAGGTTGAGGATGTTGTGGCGATTGGCGACACGATTACCGTGAAGGTAACGGAGATCGACCAGCAGGGCCGTGTCAACCTGTCACGCAAAGCGGTGCTGACTTCAGAGAGCGGAGCGAAGGCGTAA
- the dut gene encoding dUTP diphosphatase translates to MILPHYVQINKLPGNEDVLLPCKMSEQASGYDLYAAVGEPVVLAPGERTLIPTGISLAMPGGLEAQIRPRSGLALKHGITCLNTPGTIDADYRGEIKVLLINLGQEPFAIARNERIAQMVFQAVPEVTLVEVDELSDTARGAGGFGHTGK, encoded by the coding sequence ATGATCTTGCCTCATTACGTACAAATTAACAAACTGCCGGGGAATGAGGATGTTCTGCTGCCCTGCAAAATGTCCGAACAGGCCTCTGGATATGACCTTTATGCCGCTGTAGGGGAGCCTGTGGTGCTTGCTCCGGGCGAGCGTACACTTATCCCCACCGGCATATCCCTGGCGATGCCAGGCGGGCTGGAGGCGCAGATCCGTCCGCGCAGCGGGCTGGCTCTGAAGCATGGCATCACTTGCCTGAACACACCGGGCACCATCGATGCGGATTACCGGGGTGAAATTAAGGTGCTGCTGATTAATCTGGGTCAGGAGCCTTTTGCAATTGCCCGCAATGAGCGGATTGCCCAGATGGTATTCCAGGCTGTGCCGGAAGTGACTCTGGTGGAAGTGGATGAGCTGTCTGATACGGCGCGCGGAGCGGGCGGCTTCGGGCATACCGGCAAATAG
- a CDS encoding bifunctional riboflavin kinase/FAD synthetase, with protein sequence MRTVTLSYPMLPEAAAQYAQPQVVALGQFDGLHLGHASVITSAVALAREAGVPAAVMTFYPHPKDVMGKGDYEGYLTPSKDKQELLAGMGVELLYIIEFNEELSRVSPADFVSVMLLPLQIVTAVVGFDFRFGYKGEGDADTLSELGQGAMKVETVAPFLLDGEKVSSSGIRKSLLSGELDKANAWFGRCYHLRGTVGHGEKRGRTIGFPTANLQLEDRYVIPAKGVYAVKVFYRDEVLYGVMNVGVKPTFHEGVTTPSFEVHLFDFASDIYGQELKVELVSYIRSERKFGSIDALIAQIGADAETAKGMLGYHS encoded by the coding sequence GTGAGAACCGTAACATTAAGCTATCCGATGCTGCCTGAGGCGGCAGCACAGTACGCGCAGCCTCAAGTAGTTGCCCTGGGACAGTTCGATGGACTGCACCTCGGGCATGCCAGTGTCATCACATCAGCTGTTGCTCTTGCCCGTGAGGCAGGTGTACCCGCAGCGGTGATGACCTTCTACCCCCATCCCAAGGATGTCATGGGCAAAGGGGATTATGAGGGATATTTGACCCCCTCTAAGGATAAGCAGGAGCTGCTTGCCGGGATGGGTGTTGAGCTTTTATATATAATTGAATTTAATGAAGAGCTCTCCCGGGTGAGTCCGGCGGACTTTGTCTCTGTGATGCTGCTGCCGCTGCAGATTGTAACTGCAGTTGTAGGGTTCGACTTCCGCTTCGGCTATAAAGGCGAGGGGGATGCGGACACGCTCTCAGAGCTGGGACAAGGTGCGATGAAGGTAGAGACGGTCGCTCCGTTCCTGCTTGATGGAGAGAAGGTCAGCAGCTCAGGTATCCGCAAGAGCTTGCTGAGCGGGGAACTTGATAAGGCTAATGCCTGGTTTGGACGTTGTTATCACCTGCGCGGTACCGTAGGGCACGGAGAGAAGCGGGGCCGGACCATCGGCTTTCCGACAGCCAATCTGCAGCTCGAAGACCGCTATGTTATTCCGGCCAAGGGCGTATACGCCGTCAAGGTCTTTTACCGGGATGAGGTCTTGTACGGGGTGATGAACGTCGGAGTGAAGCCAACGTTCCACGAAGGCGTGACCACTCCGAGCTTTGAGGTTCATCTGTTTGATTTTGCCTCAGATATTTATGGACAGGAGCTTAAGGTGGAACTGGTCTCCTATATCCGCTCCGAGCGCAAGTTCGGGTCCATCGATGCTTTGATTGCACAGATCGGCGCAGATGCTGAGACGGCCAAAGGGATGCTGGGATATCATTCCTAA
- the rpsO gene encoding 30S ribosomal protein S15, translating to MALTQERKHQLIDEHKTHESDTGSPEVQVAILTENIVNLTDHLRTHKKDHHSRRGLLKMVGQRRKLLAYLKNKDIRRYSALIEKLGLRR from the coding sequence ATGGCATTGACTCAAGAACGTAAACACCAATTGATCGACGAGCACAAAACTCACGAATCCGATACTGGATCCCCTGAGGTGCAAGTTGCTATCCTTACGGAGAACATCGTTAATTTGACTGACCACTTGCGTACGCACAAGAAGGATCATCATTCCCGCCGCGGACTGCTGAAGATGGTTGGACAACGTCGTAAACTGCTGGCGTATTTGAAGAACAAAGACATCAGACGTTACAGCGCCCTGATCGAAAAACTGGGATTGCGTCGTTAA
- a CDS encoding polysaccharide deacetylase family protein, whose translation MKTDKVALVLACIAVVIGIGSTNGPVKEMIAGLKPQADAAVMSYALNQAEDDLRAQITRRAEALNAQPVNAVVDRVWKAIPGYNGLEVDVEATYRSALLRGPEASLKLMYRQLKPKVSLDDLGAQPIYRGNPAKPMVSLMINVAWGNEYIRPMLDILDAEKVKVTFFLDGSWLSRNQELAAEMLKRGHEIENHAYTHPKMSILSRTRATAEIEKTQKLLKESLGVTNKWFAPPSGDFNQQTVEIAASLGLKTVLWTLDTVDWRNPSPESVVAKISSRVEPGTLILMHPTASSSQALRGMIRGIKAKGLQLGTVSQTLSPERIIPPEVE comes from the coding sequence ATGAAGACGGACAAGGTAGCGCTTGTGCTGGCTTGCATCGCAGTAGTCATTGGAATTGGCAGCACGAACGGACCCGTGAAAGAGATGATTGCCGGGCTTAAGCCTCAGGCGGATGCAGCCGTAATGAGCTATGCACTGAATCAGGCGGAGGATGATCTGCGTGCGCAGATTACCCGCCGGGCCGAGGCGCTGAATGCGCAGCCGGTGAATGCTGTTGTGGACCGGGTATGGAAGGCCATACCGGGGTATAACGGGCTGGAGGTCGATGTGGAGGCAACCTACCGGAGCGCGCTTTTACGTGGACCCGAAGCAAGCCTCAAACTGATGTACCGCCAGCTTAAGCCTAAGGTATCACTTGATGATCTGGGGGCGCAGCCGATCTACCGGGGGAATCCGGCGAAGCCGATGGTCTCGCTGATGATTAATGTGGCTTGGGGGAATGAGTATATCCGTCCGATGCTGGACATTCTGGATGCGGAGAAGGTGAAGGTCACCTTTTTTCTGGACGGAAGCTGGTTAAGCCGCAACCAGGAGCTTGCAGCTGAGATGCTGAAGCGCGGGCATGAGATAGAGAACCATGCGTATACGCACCCTAAGATGAGTATTCTCAGCCGGACGCGTGCCACTGCCGAGATTGAGAAGACGCAGAAGCTGCTGAAGGAAAGCCTGGGTGTGACGAATAAGTGGTTTGCTCCGCCGTCAGGAGACTTTAACCAGCAGACGGTGGAGATCGCCGCCTCACTGGGGCTGAAGACGGTATTGTGGACGCTGGATACAGTCGATTGGCGCAATCCGTCCCCGGAATCGGTGGTTGCCAAGATCAGCAGCCGGGTAGAGCCGGGAACCCTGATTCTGATGCATCCGACGGCGTCCTCTTCGCAAGCGCTTAGAGGGATGATCCGGGGGATCAAAGCCAAAGGCCTGCAGCTCGGAACCGTCAGTCAGACGCTCTCTCCTGAGCGTATCATACCGCCGGAAGTTGAGTGA
- a CDS encoding dipicolinate synthase subunit B codes for MDWHGKTVGYAITGSHCTFAEVMPQIQRFMDGGANVVPIVSASVLNTDTRFGTSENWLKQLKDITGNDIISTIVEAEPLGPSKLLDVLTIAPCTGNTTSKLANAMTDSPVLMAAKSQMRNGRPLVLAISTNDGLGLNAANIAKLLVAKHIYFVPFGQDNPEGKPNSLVAQMDLIPEACYAALQGHQLQPMLVQRIHSA; via the coding sequence ATGGATTGGCACGGAAAAACAGTAGGTTATGCCATTACCGGCTCACACTGCACCTTCGCTGAGGTGATGCCGCAGATTCAGCGGTTCATGGATGGAGGGGCGAATGTGGTGCCGATTGTATCTGCTTCGGTACTGAATACCGATACCCGCTTTGGAACCTCGGAAAATTGGCTAAAACAGTTGAAAGATATAACAGGGAATGATATCATTTCTACAATTGTTGAAGCGGAGCCGCTGGGTCCTTCCAAGCTGCTGGATGTGCTGACGATTGCTCCCTGCACAGGGAACACAACAAGCAAGCTGGCGAACGCGATGACGGACAGTCCGGTGCTGATGGCAGCCAAATCACAGATGCGCAACGGGCGTCCGCTGGTGCTGGCGATCTCGACGAATGACGGACTTGGGCTTAACGCCGCGAATATTGCGAAGCTCCTGGTAGCCAAACATATTTATTTCGTCCCGTTCGGACAGGATAATCCGGAGGGTAAGCCAAATTCGCTGGTGGCGCAGATGGATCTTATTCCTGAAGCCTGTTACGCCGCCCTGCAGGGTCACCAGTTACAGCCTATGTTAGTACAACGAATTCATTCTGCATAG
- the dpsA gene encoding dipicolinate synthase subunit DpsA, with protein sequence MLTGIRIVFLGGDARQIEVIRKCVELDAAVSVAGFDTWDAPCPGVSLELLSTELLGQADVLVLPAVGCDDEGFINALYSSERLQLREEHIAALPSRAIVYTGMAKSYLRSLCAGHSLKLVELLNRDDVAIYNSIPTAEGALVMAVQNTDFTIHGSTSMVLGMGRTGFTMARTLQGMGATVKVGVRKQEHFARAAEMGWKPFMTEDLLLHAPEADLIFNTIPAMIINAQVLSRLQPHCVIIDLASAPGGCDFRYAEKRGIKAMLAPGLPGIVAPKSAGIIMAGALVQSISDETLIRGDE encoded by the coding sequence ATGCTTACTGGCATCAGGATCGTGTTCCTGGGCGGGGACGCGAGACAAATTGAAGTGATTCGGAAATGTGTGGAATTGGATGCGGCCGTAAGCGTTGCCGGATTCGATACATGGGATGCCCCATGCCCGGGGGTAAGCCTGGAACTGCTGTCGACTGAGCTGCTGGGTCAAGCGGATGTGCTGGTGCTGCCGGCGGTCGGCTGCGATGATGAGGGTTTCATTAACGCATTATATTCTTCTGAACGTCTCCAGCTGCGGGAGGAGCATATCGCGGCACTGCCGTCCCGGGCAATCGTGTACACCGGCATGGCTAAAAGCTATTTGCGCAGCCTGTGTGCCGGACATTCGCTGAAGCTGGTGGAACTGCTGAACAGGGACGATGTGGCGATCTATAACTCTATTCCGACAGCGGAGGGAGCTTTGGTGATGGCCGTACAGAACACGGACTTTACCATACACGGCTCCACATCGATGGTGCTGGGAATGGGCCGGACCGGGTTCACCATGGCCAGAACGCTCCAGGGAATGGGAGCAACGGTCAAAGTAGGCGTCAGGAAGCAGGAGCACTTTGCAAGAGCGGCGGAAATGGGCTGGAAGCCTTTTATGACAGAGGATTTGCTGCTGCATGCACCAGAGGCGGATCTGATCTTCAACACCATACCCGCTATGATTATCAACGCTCAGGTCCTGTCCCGGCTTCAGCCGCACTGCGTGATCATTGATTTGGCGTCCGCACCGGGCGGATGCGACTTCCGTTATGCCGAGAAGCGCGGGATCAAGGCGATGCTGGCACCGGGCCTGCCCGGGATTGTTGCCCCCAAGAGCGCCGGAATCATTATGGCAGGTGCACTGGTACAGTCGATATCGGACGAGACTTTAATCAGGGGGGATGAATGA